The Seriola aureovittata isolate HTS-2021-v1 ecotype China chromosome 2, ASM2101889v1, whole genome shotgun sequence genome has a segment encoding these proteins:
- the rap1gapb gene encoding rap1 GTPase-activating protein 1 isoform X7 — MPQRKRSFTFGAYGGVDKSFSRTRTLWKQDGRIPRISDEVEPPLVHSQPPFLLPSLSKGCRMDEQRCPLPPPLKTEEDYIPYPSVHEVLGRRSPFPLILLPQFGGYWIEGTNHEPKDPPEADQPPCPTSHIKLETNSTAKIYRKQFMGKEHFNYYTMDAALGHLVFSMKYDVIGDQEHLRLMLRTKLKTHHDVIPISCLTEFPNVVQMAKLVCEEVNVDRFFPVLYPKASRLIVTFDEHVISNNFKFGVIYQKFGQTSEEELFGNMEESPAFVEFLEFLGQKIELHDFKGFRGGLDVTHGQTGIESVYTNFHNKEIMFHVSTKLPYTEGDSQQLQRKRHIGNDIVAIVFQEENTPFVPDMIQSNFLHAYVVVQVENTCTDNVTYKVSVTARDDVPFFGPALPDPAIFKKGSEFREFLFTKLINAEYACYKAEKFAKLEERTRSALLETLYEELHINSQSMMGLGGDEDKLENGGGGGGGGFFESFKSLIIPGKSPTRKKSGPFSSRRSSAIGIENIQEVQERSREVSPSTQRTPDSSHFSQENKSDNSSNHSSPEFPATKNSLAMCCRAPSIPEAQDLSRSSSNASSFASVVEEHEHEAEEEYDTGLESMSCVTPLKRDSFLYGSGVDDSACSSSQGSSPASRLQQQPDGVKTSEPKGADGRPKMERPPQEHKFSSNC; from the exons GGTTGCAGAATGGATGAGCAGAgatgccccctccctccccccctcaaA ACAGAAGAGGACTACATCCCTTATCCCAGCGTTCATGAG GTTCTGGGTCGCAGGAGCCCTTTTCCGCTGATCCTGCTGCCACAGTTTGGAGGCTACTGGATTGAGGGGACCAATCATGAGCCCAAAGACCCACCAGAAGCAGATCAACCCCCCTGTCCTACCTCCCACATAAAACTGGAGACAAACAGCACCGCCAAGATATACAGGAAGCAATTCATGGGCAAG GAACATTTTAATTATTACACCATGGATGCTGCCCTGGGCCACTTGGTCTTTTCCATGAAGTATGATGTCATTGGGGATCAAGAGCATCTGCGCTTGATGCTTCG CACAAAGCTAAAAACCCACCATGATGTGATTCCCATTTCCTGCCTTACCGAGTTCCCCAACGTGGTTCAAATGGCCAAG CTTGTTTGTGAAGAAGTAAATGTGGATAGGTTTTTCCCTGTCCTCTACCCAAAG GCATCAAGGCTCATTGTCACCTTTGATGAGCACGTGATCAGCAACAACTTCAAGTTTGGAGTTATTTATCAAAAGTTCGGCCAG ACATCAGAGGAGGAGCTGTTTGGGAATATGGAAGAAAGTCCTGCCTTTGTCGAGTTCTTGGAGTTTCTGGGCCAGAAGATTGAGCTTCATGACTTTAAAGG GTTTCGCGGTGGGCTGGATGTCACTCATGGGCAGACAGGCATAGAATCGGTCTACACAAATTTCCATAACAAGGAGATTATGTTCCATGTGTCCACCAAGCTGCCTTACACAGAGGGAGACTCACAGCAG ctgcagaggaagaggcacATAGGCAACGACATTGTGGCCATCGTGTTCCAGGAGGAGAACACGCCCTTTGTACCAGACATGATCCAGTCCAACTTCCTGCATGCGTATGTGGTGGTGCAAGTGGAGAACACATGTACGGACAATGTCACCTACAAG GTGTCTGTGACAGCGAGGGATGACGTACCTTTCTTCGGGCCTGCTCTGCCTGACCCTGCCATCTTTAAAAAG GGCTCCGAGTTCCGCGAGTTCCTCTTCACCAAGCTCATCAATGCAGAGTACGCCTGCTACAAGGCCGAGAAGTTTGCCAAGCTGGAG gaGCGCACACGTTCAGCCCTGCTGGAGACTCTGTATGAGGAGCTGCACATCAACAGCCAGTCCATGATGGGTCTGGGTGGGGATGAAGATAAGCTGGAGAACgggggaggcggaggaggaggaggtttctTTGAATCCTTCAAG TCATTGATAATTCCTGGGAAAAGCCCAACCAGGAAAAAGTCTGGGCCCTTCAGCTCCCGTCGCAGCAGCGCCATTGGCATCGAGAACATCCAGGAGGTCcaagagaggag CAGAGAGGTGTCGCCCAGCACCCAGAGGACACCCGACAGCAGCCACTTTTCGCaggaaaataaatcagacaaCTCCTCCAATCACAGCTCTCCAGAGTTTCCTGCCACTAAGAACAG CTTGGCGATGTGTTGCAGGGCGCCGTCCATCCCCGAGGCACAGGACCTTTCCCGCTCCTCCTCCAACGCCAGCAGCTTCGCTAGTGTTGTCGAGGAGCACGAGCACGAGGCCGAGGAGGAGTACGACACCGGACTG GAAAGTATGTCTTGTGTTACGCCACTCAAGAGAGACTCGTTTTTGTACGGGTCTGGGGTGGATGACAGTGCCTGCAGTTCCAGCCAGGGAAGTTCTCCAG CTTCTCGTCTTCAGCAGCAACCGGATGGAGTGAAGACATCGGAGCCAAAAGGGGCAGACGGCAGGCCCAAGATGGAGCGCCCCCCCCAGGAGCACAAGTTCTCATCG AACTGTTAG
- the rap1gapb gene encoding rap1 GTPase-activating protein 1 isoform X4 has product MPQRKRSFTFGAYGGVDKSFSRTRTLWKQDGRIPRISDEVEPPLVHSQPPFLLPSLSKGCRMDEQRCPLPPPLKTEEDYIPYPSVHEVLGRRSPFPLILLPQFGGYWIEGTNHEPKDPPEADQPPCPTSHIKLETNSTAKIYRKQFMGKEHFNYYTMDAALGHLVFSMKYDVIGDQEHLRLMLRTKLKTHHDVIPISCLTEFPNVVQMAKLVCEEVNVDRFFPVLYPKASRLIVTFDEHVISNNFKFGVIYQKFGQTSEEELFGNMEESPAFVEFLEFLGQKIELHDFKGFRGGLDVTHGQTGIESVYTNFHNKEIMFHVSTKLPYTEGDSQQLQRKRHIGNDIVAIVFQEENTPFVPDMIQSNFLHAYVVVQVENTCTDNVTYKVSVTARDDVPFFGPALPDPAIFKKGSEFREFLFTKLINAEYACYKAEKFAKLEERTRSALLETLYEELHINSQSMMGLGGDEDKLENGGGGGGGGFFESFKRVIRSRSQSMDAMGLSNKKSHTVSTSHSGSFTHNPAESPKTPGISLIIPGKSPTRKKSGPFSSRRSSAIGIENIQEVQERREVSPSTQRTPDSSHFSQENKSDNSSNHSSPEFPATKNSLAMCCRAPSIPEAQDLSRSSSNASSFASVVEEHEHEAEEEYDTGLESMSCVTPLKRDSFLYGSGVDDSACSSSQGSSPASRLQQQPDGVKTSEPKGADGRPKMERPPQEHKFSSNC; this is encoded by the exons GGTTGCAGAATGGATGAGCAGAgatgccccctccctccccccctcaaA ACAGAAGAGGACTACATCCCTTATCCCAGCGTTCATGAG GTTCTGGGTCGCAGGAGCCCTTTTCCGCTGATCCTGCTGCCACAGTTTGGAGGCTACTGGATTGAGGGGACCAATCATGAGCCCAAAGACCCACCAGAAGCAGATCAACCCCCCTGTCCTACCTCCCACATAAAACTGGAGACAAACAGCACCGCCAAGATATACAGGAAGCAATTCATGGGCAAG GAACATTTTAATTATTACACCATGGATGCTGCCCTGGGCCACTTGGTCTTTTCCATGAAGTATGATGTCATTGGGGATCAAGAGCATCTGCGCTTGATGCTTCG CACAAAGCTAAAAACCCACCATGATGTGATTCCCATTTCCTGCCTTACCGAGTTCCCCAACGTGGTTCAAATGGCCAAG CTTGTTTGTGAAGAAGTAAATGTGGATAGGTTTTTCCCTGTCCTCTACCCAAAG GCATCAAGGCTCATTGTCACCTTTGATGAGCACGTGATCAGCAACAACTTCAAGTTTGGAGTTATTTATCAAAAGTTCGGCCAG ACATCAGAGGAGGAGCTGTTTGGGAATATGGAAGAAAGTCCTGCCTTTGTCGAGTTCTTGGAGTTTCTGGGCCAGAAGATTGAGCTTCATGACTTTAAAGG GTTTCGCGGTGGGCTGGATGTCACTCATGGGCAGACAGGCATAGAATCGGTCTACACAAATTTCCATAACAAGGAGATTATGTTCCATGTGTCCACCAAGCTGCCTTACACAGAGGGAGACTCACAGCAG ctgcagaggaagaggcacATAGGCAACGACATTGTGGCCATCGTGTTCCAGGAGGAGAACACGCCCTTTGTACCAGACATGATCCAGTCCAACTTCCTGCATGCGTATGTGGTGGTGCAAGTGGAGAACACATGTACGGACAATGTCACCTACAAG GTGTCTGTGACAGCGAGGGATGACGTACCTTTCTTCGGGCCTGCTCTGCCTGACCCTGCCATCTTTAAAAAG GGCTCCGAGTTCCGCGAGTTCCTCTTCACCAAGCTCATCAATGCAGAGTACGCCTGCTACAAGGCCGAGAAGTTTGCCAAGCTGGAG gaGCGCACACGTTCAGCCCTGCTGGAGACTCTGTATGAGGAGCTGCACATCAACAGCCAGTCCATGATGGGTCTGGGTGGGGATGAAGATAAGCTGGAGAACgggggaggcggaggaggaggaggtttctTTGAATCCTTCAAG CGGGTCATCCGCAGCAGAAGCCAGTCTATGGACGCCATGGGCCTCAGTAACAAGAagtcacacacagtctccaCTAGTCACAGTGGCAGCTTTACCCACAATCCCGCAGAGAGCCCCAAAACCCCAGGGATT TCATTGATAATTCCTGGGAAAAGCCCAACCAGGAAAAAGTCTGGGCCCTTCAGCTCCCGTCGCAGCAGCGCCATTGGCATCGAGAACATCCAGGAGGTCcaagagaggag AGAGGTGTCGCCCAGCACCCAGAGGACACCCGACAGCAGCCACTTTTCGCaggaaaataaatcagacaaCTCCTCCAATCACAGCTCTCCAGAGTTTCCTGCCACTAAGAACAG CTTGGCGATGTGTTGCAGGGCGCCGTCCATCCCCGAGGCACAGGACCTTTCCCGCTCCTCCTCCAACGCCAGCAGCTTCGCTAGTGTTGTCGAGGAGCACGAGCACGAGGCCGAGGAGGAGTACGACACCGGACTG GAAAGTATGTCTTGTGTTACGCCACTCAAGAGAGACTCGTTTTTGTACGGGTCTGGGGTGGATGACAGTGCCTGCAGTTCCAGCCAGGGAAGTTCTCCAG CTTCTCGTCTTCAGCAGCAACCGGATGGAGTGAAGACATCGGAGCCAAAAGGGGCAGACGGCAGGCCCAAGATGGAGCGCCCCCCCCAGGAGCACAAGTTCTCATCG AACTGTTAG
- the rap1gapb gene encoding rap1 GTPase-activating protein 1 isoform X3 produces MPQRKRSFTFGAYGGVDKSFSRTRTLWKQDGRIPRISDEVEPPLVHSQPPFLLPSLSKGCRMDEQRCPLPPPLKTEEDYIPYPSVHEVLGRRSPFPLILLPQFGGYWIEGTNHEPKDPPEADQPPCPTSHIKLETNSTAKIYRKQFMGKEHFNYYTMDAALGHLVFSMKYDVIGDQEHLRLMLRTKLKTHHDVIPISCLTEFPNVVQMAKLVCEEVNVDRFFPVLYPKASRLIVTFDEHVISNNFKFGVIYQKFGQTSEEELFGNMEESPAFVEFLEFLGQKIELHDFKGFRGGLDVTHGQTGIESVYTNFHNKEIMFHVSTKLPYTEGDSQQLQRKRHIGNDIVAIVFQEENTPFVPDMIQSNFLHAYVVVQVENTCTDNVTYKVSVTARDDVPFFGPALPDPAIFKKGSEFREFLFTKLINAEYACYKAEKFAKLEERTRSALLETLYEELHINSQSMMGLGGDEDKLENGGGGGGGGFFESFKRVIRSRSQSMDAMGLSNKKSHTVSTSHSGSFTHNPAESPKTPGISLIIPGKSPTRKKSGPFSSRRSSAIGIENIQEVQERSREVSPSTQRTPDSSHFSQENKSDNSSNHSSPEFPATKNSLAMCCRAPSIPEAQDLSRSSSNASSFASVVEEHEHEAEEEYDTGLESMSCVTPLKRDSFLYGSGVDDSACSSSQGSSPASRLQQQPDGVKTSEPKGADGRPKMERPPQEHKFSSNC; encoded by the exons GGTTGCAGAATGGATGAGCAGAgatgccccctccctccccccctcaaA ACAGAAGAGGACTACATCCCTTATCCCAGCGTTCATGAG GTTCTGGGTCGCAGGAGCCCTTTTCCGCTGATCCTGCTGCCACAGTTTGGAGGCTACTGGATTGAGGGGACCAATCATGAGCCCAAAGACCCACCAGAAGCAGATCAACCCCCCTGTCCTACCTCCCACATAAAACTGGAGACAAACAGCACCGCCAAGATATACAGGAAGCAATTCATGGGCAAG GAACATTTTAATTATTACACCATGGATGCTGCCCTGGGCCACTTGGTCTTTTCCATGAAGTATGATGTCATTGGGGATCAAGAGCATCTGCGCTTGATGCTTCG CACAAAGCTAAAAACCCACCATGATGTGATTCCCATTTCCTGCCTTACCGAGTTCCCCAACGTGGTTCAAATGGCCAAG CTTGTTTGTGAAGAAGTAAATGTGGATAGGTTTTTCCCTGTCCTCTACCCAAAG GCATCAAGGCTCATTGTCACCTTTGATGAGCACGTGATCAGCAACAACTTCAAGTTTGGAGTTATTTATCAAAAGTTCGGCCAG ACATCAGAGGAGGAGCTGTTTGGGAATATGGAAGAAAGTCCTGCCTTTGTCGAGTTCTTGGAGTTTCTGGGCCAGAAGATTGAGCTTCATGACTTTAAAGG GTTTCGCGGTGGGCTGGATGTCACTCATGGGCAGACAGGCATAGAATCGGTCTACACAAATTTCCATAACAAGGAGATTATGTTCCATGTGTCCACCAAGCTGCCTTACACAGAGGGAGACTCACAGCAG ctgcagaggaagaggcacATAGGCAACGACATTGTGGCCATCGTGTTCCAGGAGGAGAACACGCCCTTTGTACCAGACATGATCCAGTCCAACTTCCTGCATGCGTATGTGGTGGTGCAAGTGGAGAACACATGTACGGACAATGTCACCTACAAG GTGTCTGTGACAGCGAGGGATGACGTACCTTTCTTCGGGCCTGCTCTGCCTGACCCTGCCATCTTTAAAAAG GGCTCCGAGTTCCGCGAGTTCCTCTTCACCAAGCTCATCAATGCAGAGTACGCCTGCTACAAGGCCGAGAAGTTTGCCAAGCTGGAG gaGCGCACACGTTCAGCCCTGCTGGAGACTCTGTATGAGGAGCTGCACATCAACAGCCAGTCCATGATGGGTCTGGGTGGGGATGAAGATAAGCTGGAGAACgggggaggcggaggaggaggaggtttctTTGAATCCTTCAAG CGGGTCATCCGCAGCAGAAGCCAGTCTATGGACGCCATGGGCCTCAGTAACAAGAagtcacacacagtctccaCTAGTCACAGTGGCAGCTTTACCCACAATCCCGCAGAGAGCCCCAAAACCCCAGGGATT TCATTGATAATTCCTGGGAAAAGCCCAACCAGGAAAAAGTCTGGGCCCTTCAGCTCCCGTCGCAGCAGCGCCATTGGCATCGAGAACATCCAGGAGGTCcaagagaggag CAGAGAGGTGTCGCCCAGCACCCAGAGGACACCCGACAGCAGCCACTTTTCGCaggaaaataaatcagacaaCTCCTCCAATCACAGCTCTCCAGAGTTTCCTGCCACTAAGAACAG CTTGGCGATGTGTTGCAGGGCGCCGTCCATCCCCGAGGCACAGGACCTTTCCCGCTCCTCCTCCAACGCCAGCAGCTTCGCTAGTGTTGTCGAGGAGCACGAGCACGAGGCCGAGGAGGAGTACGACACCGGACTG GAAAGTATGTCTTGTGTTACGCCACTCAAGAGAGACTCGTTTTTGTACGGGTCTGGGGTGGATGACAGTGCCTGCAGTTCCAGCCAGGGAAGTTCTCCAG CTTCTCGTCTTCAGCAGCAACCGGATGGAGTGAAGACATCGGAGCCAAAAGGGGCAGACGGCAGGCCCAAGATGGAGCGCCCCCCCCAGGAGCACAAGTTCTCATCG AACTGTTAG